The proteins below come from a single Gossypium raimondii isolate GPD5lz chromosome 2, ASM2569854v1, whole genome shotgun sequence genomic window:
- the LOC105787927 gene encoding cellulose synthase-like protein D3, producing MASKSFKGTRSSLSISSDATESQKPPIPPTVTFGRRTSSGRYVSYSRDDLDSELSSSDFMNYTVHIPPTPDNQPMDPSISQKVEEQYVSNSLFTGGFNSVTRAHLMDKVIESEANHPQMAGAKGSSCAVPGCDAKIMSDERGADILPCECDFKICRDCYIDAVKSGDGLCPGCKEPYKNTDLDEAAVDNSFRPLPLPPPATMSKMERRLSLMKSMKSGLMRSQTGDFDHNRWLFETRGTYGYGNAIWPKDGNIGNGKDDEVAEPTELMNKPWRPLTRKLKIPAAVLSPYRLLIFLRIVVLGLFLAWRVNHPNNDAIWLWGMSVVCEIWFAFSWLLDQLPKLCPINRSTDLNVLKDKFETPTLNNPTGKSDLPGIDVFVSTADPEKEPPLVTANTILSILAADYPVEKLACYVSDDGGALLTFEAMAEAASFANIWVPFCRKHNIEPRNPESYFNLKRDPYKNKVKPDFVKDRRRVKREYDEFKVRINGLPDSIRRRSDAFHAREEIKAMKLQRQNREDEPVEAVKIPKATWMADGTHWPGTWLNPANEHSRGDHAGIIQVMLKPPSDEPLHGTADDRLIDLTDVDIRLPLLVYVSREKRPGYDHNKKAGAMNALVRASAIMSNGPFILNLDCDHYIYNSQAMREGMCFMMDRGGDRICYVQFPQRFEGIDPSDRYANNNTVFFDVNMRALDGLMGPVYVGTGCLFRRVALYGFDPPRSKEHHPGCCSCCFFGRNKKHSSMAHSPEENRALRMGDSDDEEMNLSLLPKRFGNSTFLIDSIPVAEFQGRPLADHPAVKNGRPPGALTIPRELLDASTVAEAISVISCWYEDKTEWGHRVGWIYGSVTEDVVTGYRMHNRGWRSVYCVTKRDAFRGTAPINLTDRLHQVLRWATGSVEIFFSRNNALLASPRMKILQRIAYLNVGIYPFTSIFLIVYCFLPALSLFSGQFIVQTLNVTFLTYLLIITVTLCLLAVLEIKWSGIELEEWWRNEQFWLIGGTSAHLAAVLQGLLKVIAGIEISFTLTSKSAGDDLDDEFADLYVVKWTSLMIPPITIMMVNLIAIAVGFSRTIYSVIPQWSRLLGGVFFSFWVLAHLYPFAKGLMGRRGRTPTIVFVWSGLMAITISLLWVAINPPSTTNQIGGSFQFP from the exons ATGGCTTCAAAGTCTTTTAAAGGGACCCGATCTTCTTTGTCGATCTCCTCTGATGCAACTGAGTCGCAGAAGCCTCCTATACCTCCAACTGTGACATTTGGCCGGAGAACATCCTCGGGTCGTTATGTCAGCTATTCAAGGGATGACCTTGATAGTGAGCTTAGTAGCAGCGATTTCATGAACTACACAGTGCATATACCCCCAACCCCTGACAACCAACCCATGGACCCTTCTATTTCTCAGAAGGTTGAAGAGCAATATGTATCGAATTCGCTTTTTACTGGTGGATTCAATAGTGTTACACGAGCGCACCTTATGGACAAGGTGATAGAATCTGAAGCAAACCATCCACAGATGGCTGGTGCAAAAGGCTCTTCCTGTGCTGTTCCTGGCTGTGATGCAAAGATAATGAGTGATGAACGTGGTGCGGATATTCTCCCTTGTGAGTGTGATTTCAAAATTTGTCGGGATTGTTACATTGATGCTGTGAAATCAGGGGATGGATTATGCCCTGGATGTAAGGAACCATATAAGAACACAGATCTGGATGAAGCAGCAGTGGATAATAGTTTCAGGCCACTTCCACTTCCGCCCCCTGCTACAATGTCCAAAATGGAGAGGAGGTTGTCTTTAATGAAATCAATGAAGTCAGGGCTGATGAGGAGTCAAACAGGAGATTTCGATCACAATCGTTGGCTGTTTGAGACTAGAGGGACATATGGTTATGGCAATGCTATATGGCCAAAGGATGGTAATATAGGTAATGGAAAAGATGATGAAGTTGCTGAGCCAACAGAATTGATGAATAAACCGTGGAGGCCACTTACTCGGAAATTAAAAATACCAGCAGCTGTTCTCAGCCCATACCG GCTTCTGATATTTTTGCGAATTGTTGTCCTTGGGTTGTTTTTGGCTTGGAGGGTGAACCATCCAAACAATGATGCTATTTGGCTATGGGGAATGTCTGTGGTTTGTGAAATTTGGTTTGCTTTTTCATGGCTTCTTGACCAACTGCCCAAGCTCTGCCCTATCAATCGTTCTACAGACCTTAACGTGTTGAAGGACAAATTTGAAACACCAACCCTTAACAACCCTACTGGTAAATCTGACCTTCCAGGCATAGATGTCTTTGTCTCTACTGCAGATCCCGAGAAAGAACCACCACTTGTCACTGCAAACACTATCTTGTCAATTCTAGCAGCGGATTACCCTGTTGAAAAACTTGCTTGTTATGTTTCTGATGATGGAGGAGCACTTTTAACTTTTGAGGCCATGGCTGAAGCAGCAAGTTTTGCTAATATATGGGTTCCATTTTGCCGTAAACATAACATTGAACCCAGGAATCCAGAATCTTACTTCAATCTTAAGAGGGATCCTTACAAGAACAAAGTCAAACCAGATTTTGTCAAGGACCGCCGACGAGTTAAACGTGAGTATGATGAATTCAAAGTCCGTATCAATGGTTTGCCAGACTCCATACGCCGTAGGTCTGATGCATTTCACGCAAGGGAGGAAATCAAGGCAATGAAGCTGCAGAGACAGAATAGGGAAGATGAACCTGTAGAGGCTGTGAAGATTCCAAAAGCCACATGGATGGCTGATGGAACTCATTGGCCTGGGACTTGGTTAAATCCAGCTAATGAGCACTCCCGGGGTGACCATGCTGGTATAATACAG GTGATGCTGAAACCACCCAGTGATGAACCATTACACGGAACTGCTGATGATAGGCTCATTGATCTAACTGATGTTGATATTCGTCTCCCTTTGCTTGTCTATGTTTCTCGTGAGAAGCGCCCAGGCTATGACCACAACAAGAAGGCAGGTGCCATGAATGCCCTTGTTCGGGCATCTGCAATTATGTCTAATGGCCCATTCATCCTGAACCTTGACTGCGATCACTATATCTACAACTCTCAGGCAATGAGGGAAGGCATGTGCTTCATGATGGATCGAGGAGGTGATCGCATTTGTTATGTCCAGTTCCCTCAAAGGTTTGAGGGGATTGACCCTTCTGATCGCTATGCCAATAACAATACTGTTTTCTTTGATGTAAACATGCGAGCCCTTGATGGTCTTATGGGCCCTGTCTACGTCGGAACTGGATGCCTCTTTCGGAGGGTTGCCCTTTATGGCTTTGACCCACCACGATCGAAAGAACACCACCCTGGTTGCTGCAGCTGCTGCTTTTTTGGTCGTAACAAGAAGCATTCCTCAATGGCACACAGCCCTGAGGAAAATCGTGCTCTGAGAATGGGTGATTCTGATGACGAGGAGATGAACCTGTCCCTGCTTCCAAAGAGGTTTGGGAACTCAACATTTCTCATTGATTCAATTCCTGTGGCCGAGTTTCAAGGTCGTCCCCTTGCAGATCATCCAGCTGTGAAGAATGGGCGCCCACCTGGTGCTCTCACCATTCCCCGTGAACTTCTTGATGCCTCGACAGTTGCAGAGGCAATCAGTGTCATTTCATGCTGGTATGAGGATAAGACTGAGTGGGGACACCGTGTTGGGTGGATATATGGGTCTGTTACTGAAGATGTGGTCACAGGATATAGAATGCACAACAGAGGATGGAGATCAGTTTATTGTGTGACTAAGCGTGATGCGTTCCGTGGAACTGCTCCAATCAATCTCACTGATAGGCTTCACCAAGTCTTGCGTTGGGCTACTGGTTCAGTTGAGATTTTCTTTTCCCGTAACAATGCTCTCCTAGCCAGTCCTAGAATGAAGATTCTACAGAGAATTGCCTATCTAAATGTTGGAATCTACCCCTTCACCTCCATTTTCTTGATTGTCTACTGTTTTCTCCCGGCACTTTCGTTGTTCTCTGGCCAGTTCATTGTCCAGACTCTCAACGTAACATTCCTTACTTACCTCCTCATCATAACGGTTACTCTTTGTTTACTAGCTGTGCTTGAAATTAAGTGGTCTGGCATTGAGTTAGAAGAGTGGTGGAGAAACGAGCAGTTTTGGTTGATCGGGGGGACAAGTGCTCATCTTGCTGCCGTGCTTCAGGGTCTGTTGAAAGTGATTGCTGGGATTGAGATTTCTTTCACCTTGACATCAAAATCAGCAGGAGATGACTTGGATGATGAGTTTGCTGATCTCTACGTAGTCAAATGGACATCCTTAATGATACCACCGATCACGATCATGATGGTCAACTTAATAGCAATAGCAGTCGGGTTCAGCCGAACAATTTACAGTGTTATCCCTCAGTGGAGTCGTCTACTAGGTGGAGTTTTCTTCAGCTTCTGGGTTCTGGCTCATCTCTATCCTTTTGCTAAAGGGCTGATGGGAAGAAGAGGGAGGACACCTACCATTGTGTTCGTATGGTCAGGTCTTATGGCCATCACCATATCCCTCCTTTGGGTTGCAATCAATCCCCCATCCACCACTAACCAAATTGGAGGATCATTCCAGTTCCCTTGA
- the LOC105787925 gene encoding 4-coumarate--CoA ligase 2, with amino-acid sequence MISIADHPVELESPKPDQLSPETPADHIFRSKLPDIPISNHLPLHTYCFENLPSLSDKPCLISGSSGKIYSFSETHLIAQKTAAGLSNLGIQKGDAIMILLHNCAEFVFAFMGASMIGAVSTTANPFYTSKEIFKQFKAARAKLIITQSQYVDKLKDTNNNNDGDENFPKIGEDFKVITIDDPPENCLDFSMLSEANENEIPQVTIHPDDPVALPFSSGTTGLPKGVVLTHKSLITSVAQQVDGENPNLYLTHDDVVLCVLPLFHIYSLNSVLLCSLRAGAAVLLMQKFEIGTLLELIQRHKVSVAAVVPPLVVLLAKNPVVAQFDLSSIRVVLSGAAPLGKELEDALRGRVPQAVLGQGYGMTEAGPVLSMCLGFAKQPFPTKSGSCGTVVRNAELKVIDPETGCSLGYNQPGEICIRGSQIMKGYLNDGVATAATIDVEGWLHTGDIGYVDEDDEIFIVDRVKEIIKFKGFQVPPAELESLLISHPSIADAAVVPQKDEVAGEVPVAFVVRSNGFELTEEAVKEFIAKQVVYYKRLHKVHFVHAIPKSPSGKILRKDLRAKLAAAAPTTHIP; translated from the exons ATGATCTCCATTGCTGATCATCCCGTTGAGCTTGAATCCCCTAAGCCTGACCAACTCTCCCCTGAAACCCCCGCTGATCACATTTTCAGGTCTAAATTGCCTGATATTCCTATCTCAAACCACCTCCCTCTCCACACTTACTGCTTTGAAAATCTCCCCTCTCTCTCCGATAAACCATGTTTGATCTCCGGCTCTTCTGGGAAAATCTATTCCTTCAGCGAAACTCATTTGATTGCGCAAAAGACAGCCGCTGGTCTATCCAACTTAGGCATTCAAAAGGGAGATGCCATCATGATTCTCCTCCACAACTGTGCCGAATTCGTCTTCGCCTTCATGGGAGCTTCCATGATAGGAGCCGTTTCTACCACCGCCAACCCGTTTTACACCTCCAAAGAAATCTTCAAGCAATTCAAAGCTGCTCGAGCCAAACTCATCATCACTCAATCCCAATACGTTGACAAGCTTAAAGACACCAATAACAACAACGACGGCGACGAAAACTTCCCCAAAATAGGTGAAGATTTCAAGGTGATCACCATCGACGACCCCCCAGAAAACTGTTTAGATTTCAGTATGTTATCAGAggcaaatgagaatgagatccCTCAAGTTACCATTCACCCCGATGACCCTGTTGCTTTGCCCTTCTCTTCGGGAACAACAGGGTTACCCAAAGGAGTCGTTTTAACGCACAAAAGCTTGATCACAAGCGTCGCTCAGCAAGTAGATGGAGAGAACCCAAATCTTTATTTGACACATGACGATGTTGTCTTGTGTGTTTTGCCTTTATTCCACATTTACTCACTCAACAGCGTGCTCTTGTGTTCCTTGAGGGCTGGAGCTGCGGTTCTGTTAATGCAGAAGTTTGAGATAGGGACGTTATTGGAGCTGATACAGAGGCATAAAGTTTCGGTGGCTGCGGTGGTGCCGCCGTTGGTGGTGTTGTTGGCTAAGAATCCTGTGGTCGCCCAGTTTGATTTAAGCTCAATCAGGGTGGTGCTTTCAGGGGCCGCCCCGCTCGGAAAAGAGCTCGAAGACGCTCTCAGGGGAAGGGTTCCTCAAGCCGTTTTGGGTCAG GGATATGGAATGACAGAGGCAGGACCAGTTCTATCAATGTGCCTGGGATTTGCGAAGCAGCCCTTTCCTACAAAGTCAGGTTCATGTGGGACAGTGGTTAGGAATGCAGAGCTTAAGGTCATTGACCCTGAAACTGGCTGCTCCCTTGGCTACAATCAACCTGGCGAGATTTGCATTCGTGGATCTCAAATCATGAAAGGTTACTTGAACGATGGTGTCGCCACAGCAGCTACCATAGATGTGGAGGGTTGGCTTCATACAGGTGATATAGGTTACGTGGATGAAGATGATGAGATTTTCATTGTTGATAGAGTAAAGGAAATCATCAAATTCAAAGGCTTTCAA GTGCCACCAGCTGAGCTTGAGTCCCTCCTTATAAGCCATCCATCAATTGCAGATGCAGCTGTAGTTCC GCAAAAAGATGAAGTTGCTGGTGAAGTTCCGGTTGCATTTGTGGTTCGATCAAATGGTTTTGAACTCACTGAAGAAGCTGTCAAGGAATTCATTGCTAAACAG GTGGTTTACTACAAGAGATTGCATAAGGTGCACTTTGTTCATGCAATTCCTAAGTCTCCTTCAGGAAAGATTTTGAGAAAAGATCTGAGAGCCAAGCTGGCTGCTGCAGCACCTACTACCCACATTCCATGA